One part of the Treponema peruense genome encodes these proteins:
- a CDS encoding phospholipase D-like domain-containing protein: MSVAFISYGGVQVLLETLQELCNKGVHGQILTTSYQNFTQPKVLEKLSSFKNIELKIFVPPTDEDGFHAKGYLFRQRTENKKEKWTVIIGSLKLND, translated from the coding sequence ATGAGTGTTGCTTTTATTTCTTATGGTGGTGTTCAGGTTTTGCTTGAAACTTTGCAGGAACTTTGTAACAAAGGCGTTCACGGGCAGATTCTTACAACGAGTTACCAGAATTTTACTCAGCCAAAAGTGCTCGAAAAACTTTCTTCATTCAAAAATATTGAACTTAAAATTTTTGTTCCACCAACAGACGAGGACGGCTTTCATGCAAAAGGATATTTGTTCCGGCAGAGGACTGAAAACAAAAAAGAAAAATGGACTGTTATAATCGGTTCCTTAAAATTGAACGATTGA